Proteins from one Chitinophaga oryzae genomic window:
- a CDS encoding 3-keto-disaccharide hydrolase, which yields MKGKIILTALLAGGCYMAQAQDQKAKPEDTEVYTPVPPEVKPGKKCGDAPSDAIILFDGSNLDQWVMADDRNTPAKWDVSKGVLTVNKKVGNIETKKSFNNYQLHIEWRVPANITGTGQGRGNSGVFLASIGKGDAGYELQVLDSYNNKTYTNGQAASIYKQHVPLANPTNKPGEWQAYDVIWTAPVFGSDGKLVSPARVTVLFNGVLVQNNVELKGPTQYIGAPAYREAHGPSPIKLQAHGDKSEPLSFRNIWIREL from the coding sequence ATGAAAGGAAAAATTATACTGACCGCCCTTTTAGCCGGCGGATGTTATATGGCACAGGCGCAGGACCAGAAAGCCAAACCGGAAGATACCGAAGTATATACACCGGTACCACCGGAAGTAAAGCCGGGCAAAAAATGCGGTGACGCCCCTTCCGACGCGATCATCCTGTTTGACGGTTCCAACCTGGACCAGTGGGTGATGGCGGACGACAGGAATACGCCTGCCAAATGGGACGTGTCTAAAGGCGTGCTGACGGTCAACAAAAAGGTGGGTAATATCGAAACCAAAAAATCGTTTAACAACTACCAGCTGCATATCGAATGGCGGGTGCCGGCCAATATCACCGGCACCGGCCAGGGCAGGGGCAACAGCGGCGTGTTCCTGGCTTCCATCGGTAAAGGCGATGCGGGGTATGAATTACAGGTGCTGGACTCCTATAACAACAAGACCTACACCAACGGTCAGGCTGCCAGTATCTACAAGCAGCATGTACCGCTGGCCAATCCGACCAACAAACCGGGTGAATGGCAGGCATATGACGTGATCTGGACGGCGCCGGTATTCGGCAGCGATGGTAAACTGGTTAGTCCGGCCAGGGTGACCGTACTGTTCAACGGGGTATTGGTACAAAACAATGTGGAACTGAAGGGGCCTACCCAGTACATTGGTGCTCCGGCATATCGTGAGGCGCACGGCCCAAGCCCTATCAAGCTGCAGGCCCATGGCGATAAGAGCGAGCCGCTGAGCTTCCGCAACATCTGGATCCGCGAATTATAA
- a CDS encoding GlxA family transcriptional regulator: MKHISILVPKGDVALSCIEGSFTVFNKVNDFLAASGRSPLFKVQLVGLARDPETYHRLFAVTPDLTLDEVNQTDLIVIPAVNGDMQQVISMNQEFFPWIVKQHHKGAEVASLCVGAFLLASTGLLDGKKCSTHWFAANHFRKMFPDVTLVSEKIITDEGGIYSSGGAASFYNLIIYLVEKYAGKELAILCSKMFEIEFERSNQSPFIIFEGQKGHDDEPIRKAQEYIEQNFSERITVDQLATMFSLSRRNLERRFKKATSNTAVEYMQRVKIEAAKNSLERGSENVSEVMYKVGYTDTKAFRTTFKKITGLSPQEYRNKYNRALAS, from the coding sequence ATGAAACACATATCCATCCTCGTCCCCAAAGGTGATGTAGCCCTATCTTGCATCGAAGGCTCATTTACTGTGTTTAACAAGGTCAATGACTTTCTGGCCGCATCGGGCAGATCCCCTTTATTTAAAGTGCAACTGGTGGGCCTTGCACGGGATCCAGAAACCTACCACCGTCTTTTTGCTGTTACGCCGGACCTCACACTGGATGAAGTCAATCAGACAGACCTGATTGTTATCCCGGCGGTTAATGGCGACATGCAGCAAGTCATCAGTATGAACCAGGAGTTCTTTCCCTGGATCGTGAAGCAGCACCATAAAGGCGCGGAAGTGGCCAGCTTATGCGTGGGCGCTTTCCTGCTGGCTTCTACCGGCCTGCTGGACGGTAAAAAATGTTCCACGCACTGGTTTGCCGCCAACCACTTCCGTAAGATGTTCCCGGATGTAACACTGGTGTCAGAAAAAATCATCACCGACGAAGGAGGTATCTACTCCAGCGGCGGGGCGGCATCTTTCTACAACCTGATCATCTACCTGGTGGAGAAGTACGCAGGCAAAGAACTGGCGATTCTCTGTTCCAAGATGTTCGAGATTGAATTCGAACGCAGCAACCAATCCCCCTTTATCATCTTTGAAGGCCAGAAAGGGCATGATGATGAACCTATCCGCAAAGCCCAGGAATACATCGAACAGAATTTCTCGGAAAGGATCACGGTAGACCAGCTGGCCACCATGTTTTCCCTCAGCCGCAGAAACCTGGAAAGACGCTTTAAGAAAGCCACCTCCAATACCGCTGTGGAATACATGCAGCGTGTAAAGATCGAAGCAGCCAAAAACAGCCTGGAAAGAGGTTCAGAAAACGTCAGCGAGGTAATGTACAAAGTAGGCTATACCGACACCAAAGCATTCCGTACCACCTTCAAAAAGATCACGGGACTTTCTCCACAGGAATACCGCAATAAATACAACAGGGCGCTGGCCAGCTAA
- a CDS encoding nucleotidyltransferase, which translates to MKTCPDETNQEAHAFYQEALHHLNASGADYMLGGAFAMFFYTGIYRDTKDLDIFCKWTEYPKILQYFSAQPGYRVELTDVRWLAKVYKGDYFIDIIFDTVNNICRVDDTWYQHTVTTTFEGVSVKLMAPEELVWCKIYVQNRERFDGADVNHILLRHKNFDWRRLLFRLDQHWHLLLAQLLIFQFVYPADYPDVIPRWLFDELMDRARQQYELPRAVERVCRGPFIDQTQYEIDIKVWDYKAYTIKTV; encoded by the coding sequence ATGAAAACCTGTCCGGACGAAACTAACCAGGAGGCCCACGCTTTTTACCAGGAAGCACTGCACCATCTGAACGCCAGCGGCGCCGATTACATGCTCGGCGGCGCTTTTGCCATGTTCTTCTATACCGGTATTTACCGGGACACCAAAGACCTGGACATCTTCTGTAAATGGACCGAATACCCCAAGATCCTGCAATATTTTTCCGCACAGCCCGGTTATCGGGTAGAGTTGACCGATGTACGGTGGCTCGCCAAAGTATATAAAGGCGATTATTTTATCGATATCATTTTTGATACGGTCAACAATATCTGCCGGGTAGATGATACCTGGTACCAGCATACCGTTACCACCACTTTTGAAGGCGTGTCGGTGAAGCTGATGGCGCCTGAAGAGCTGGTATGGTGCAAGATCTATGTCCAGAACCGCGAACGCTTCGACGGGGCGGACGTGAACCATATCCTGCTCCGGCATAAAAACTTTGACTGGCGACGGCTGCTTTTCCGGCTGGACCAGCACTGGCATCTGCTGCTGGCGCAACTGCTGATATTCCAGTTCGTATACCCGGCGGATTATCCCGACGTGATCCCGCGCTGGCTGTTTGATGAGCTGATGGACAGGGCCCGTCAGCAATATGAACTGCCAAGGGCGGTGGAAAGAGTATGCCGTGGCCCTTTTATTGATCAGACACAATACGAGATCGATATCAAAGTATGGGATTACAAAGCGTACACGATTAAAACCGTATAG
- a CDS encoding metallophosphoesterase family protein, which translates to MTETKHPVRIAAVADLHVTVEDKGKWTDCFKEVSAKADILLLCGDLTDTGDESEAAVLYDELKVCTIPVIGVLGNHDCEKGRQKIIRNIIQGIANVHILDGEAVVVHDIGFAGVKGFGGGFDGHMLAMFGENAMKAFVQEAVDEALHLDRALAKIEKEHPGMRKLVLLHYSPVSETIAGEPEQIFPFLGSSRLAEPLTRRKVTAAFHGHAHHGRLEGHLGDVKIFNVARPILLKAGFQHPFFMYEID; encoded by the coding sequence ATGACCGAAACCAAACATCCTGTCCGTATAGCCGCCGTGGCCGACCTGCACGTGACGGTAGAGGACAAAGGCAAATGGACCGACTGTTTCAAAGAAGTGTCTGCTAAAGCAGATATCCTGCTGCTGTGCGGCGACCTTACCGATACCGGCGACGAATCAGAAGCGGCGGTGTTATACGATGAGCTGAAGGTGTGCACTATCCCCGTCATCGGGGTGCTGGGCAACCATGACTGTGAAAAGGGGCGTCAGAAAATTATCCGCAATATCATACAGGGCATTGCCAATGTGCATATCCTCGATGGCGAGGCCGTTGTGGTGCATGATATCGGCTTTGCGGGGGTGAAAGGCTTCGGCGGCGGGTTCGACGGCCATATGCTGGCCATGTTCGGGGAGAACGCCATGAAAGCGTTTGTCCAGGAAGCGGTGGATGAGGCGCTGCACCTGGACAGGGCGCTGGCCAAAATAGAAAAGGAACATCCGGGTATGAGGAAACTGGTATTGCTGCACTATTCACCCGTGTCGGAAACCATTGCCGGCGAACCGGAACAGATTTTTCCTTTCCTCGGATCGTCGCGGCTGGCGGAGCCGCTGACCAGGCGCAAGGTGACCGCGGCTTTCCACGGGCATGCCCATCACGGCCGGCTGGAAGGGCATCTGGGCGATGTGAAGATCTTTAATGTAGCCAGGCCCATCCTGCTGAAAGCAGGGTTTCAGCATCCGTTTTTTATGTATGAAATAGACTGA
- a CDS encoding SDR family NAD(P)-dependent oxidoreductase, giving the protein MSTVNVENRNRYALITGATSGIGYELAVLFAQDSYNLILVARCEDRLQEVTNKLKQLYSVEVTPLAVNLFKSTAAQEIFRATSDMGIQIDVLVNNAGQGEWGPFAETALERDMDIIQLNVNAPVALTRLYLPEMLRRNEGRILQMGSEAGTMPMPLLSVYAATKAFILSFSAALSEELRDTNVTVTALLPGATDTDFFHKAKQDDTVTYREKPLLTPEKVARDGYEALMKGKNRVISGARTKLHVFEGEWLPTEKVASDARKLNEPSSKGGGEKWPVHAASMEERESIMGETGSISGDRKRR; this is encoded by the coding sequence ATGAGTACTGTGAATGTAGAAAACAGAAACCGTTATGCGCTGATCACCGGCGCAACCAGCGGTATTGGTTATGAGCTGGCGGTGTTGTTTGCGCAGGACAGCTACAACCTGATATTAGTGGCCCGCTGCGAAGACCGTTTACAGGAGGTGACCAACAAGCTGAAGCAGTTATACAGTGTGGAAGTGACGCCACTGGCCGTCAACCTGTTTAAGTCCACCGCGGCGCAGGAAATATTCCGGGCCACCAGTGACATGGGGATACAGATCGATGTGCTGGTGAATAACGCGGGGCAGGGAGAATGGGGGCCTTTTGCAGAGACGGCGCTGGAGCGCGACATGGATATTATCCAGCTGAATGTGAATGCGCCGGTAGCGCTTACCCGGCTGTACCTGCCTGAAATGCTGCGCAGGAATGAAGGCCGGATACTGCAGATGGGTTCGGAAGCCGGTACCATGCCCATGCCGCTGTTGTCGGTGTATGCCGCCACCAAGGCATTTATATTGTCATTCAGCGCGGCGCTGTCAGAGGAGCTCAGAGATACCAACGTCACTGTAACGGCGCTGTTGCCGGGCGCCACAGATACCGATTTCTTCCACAAAGCCAAACAGGACGATACCGTTACCTACCGGGAGAAGCCGTTGCTGACCCCGGAGAAAGTGGCCAGGGATGGTTATGAGGCGCTGATGAAGGGCAAAAACAGGGTGATTTCCGGGGCAAGGACCAAACTGCATGTATTTGAAGGCGAATGGCTTCCTACGGAGAAAGTGGCCTCGGACGCCCGTAAGCTGAATGAGCCGAGCTCCAAAGGCGGGGGCGAAAAATGGCCGGTACATGCGGCATCCATGGAAGAACGGGAAAGTATCATGGGAGAAACCGGCAGTATCAGCGGCGACAGAAAGCGGCGATAA